The nucleotide sequence CCTTCCAAGCCCAGTTATGGTAGGAGAGGCAGGTTTTACCAGTATAGCTCACGGCCAAGtgcatttttcctgtcttcattAAGGGTTTACAGCAGTGCTGCTACCTTGGAAGTCTTCCATAAATAAGCAGGTCAACCCCCTTACTCTGGGCAAAGCCTCCCTTTATTGTTTTCTGTCTCATGAACAGTTCTTCAGTAACGATATATTATTTTTGGAGGGCAGGGTGTTAGAAGACAATTGATAAGAGCAAAGAGCTCTCCTTCACCCCTGCAAGCAAACTGTATGCTTAGTAAGATGACAGAATTTGGTCTATGCAGGCCAGAAAACAATAGCCTCACTGTTGCACAGATACCTTGCAAGTTACATCCTTGTGTCACTCAAAGCAAACTATAATAGGGGCTGCTCCACACCTCAGATTCCTTTTAAACCTCTTAGCTAACTTCTTTACCTTTCCAGGGTTCCCATTTAGGACCAACGTGAATCTGTTGCTTCATGAAAACTCAACTccctcaggggaaaaaaaaaaaaaaaaaaaaaggcaatccTATCTCTTATGAGGGGGTACTAAATTCCCAGAAGCTTCTTACAAATATTCCTTATTTTTACTCTTTACAATGTGAGTTGAGATTGCATAATGAAGAGAATAATATCAACAACTGTGACTGATTTAAAAGGGAGCAATAGCAAGCAACACTTCGTCCTCTTCCTCTCCAAGCAGCATGAGAATCTACTGTTAGGTTATCTGATTATTACAATGTGAGTGGAAAAAGGAGTGGACTTCAAACCGACACAGCATTCAACACACTACTTCCATTACAATGAAGAATGAAGAAGAACCCTAAACCTAGAGCAAATCTTCCTCCCCAGTTCCTCCTTTTGTTTACCCCACAGTTTGAGGTTACTTACTCACCAGCACAATACTAAAGATTCCATACACACCTCCATGCCTCAGGGCGTAAGCCCACCTTTACTTGTATTAACACTAAGAAGAAACATCTCCTAGAGGCAAGCTGCTGCATAATGTTTGGGATGATATTTCTTGCATTCTCCTCCTTTGATCTGTCAAGTAAAAGccaccacaagaaaaaaaaatgctaaacgctagataattttcttttcctgccacaattctgtatttatttgctCTCATTTTGATGGGATGTTTTTATCATTACTGAAGTAGACAAACAGCCACTGGATGCAGCCAAACAAACCACGTAAGGCACAATAAAATATTCAACGCACATGTTCACAGTCAAGATGAGACAGTAATAATAGAAAACCTGAAACCAAATTCTTCTTCCATGTACGCTAAGTTACGCCGCTGAAGTCAACTGGGTTTTAGCAGTTTAATTTGCCCCCTTGATACTCAAAGCCACAGAGATTATTCCATTACTCAAAAATTTAACACCACCACAATGCAACTGCAACAGCTGAGGCTTTGCAAAATAACGAAGAATATGATTCAGACATCAGAGAGAGGACAAGACAGGAGGATTCCTCCATGGGGAGACCCTTTAATGAGGAAAATTCTCCGGCTACAGGCCCCCTCCAGGATAAGGCACTCTTACCTGTGTGAGTGAGCATGTGCCGCTGCAGGGAACTTGGCCATGAAAAGACTTGAGGACAGGAAGGACAGGGGATTTTTTGCAGGCAGTCTGAGTAAGCGTTCCTCTTCCCTCTCAGCAGCTTATCTTCGGCAGTTTCCTTTTCATCCTCACTTGTTCCATTTCTGCCACCTTCTTCCTTGAAATTGTCAGTGGACTGCAGAAACGGGCTAAATTTATTAGTGTCTGTGGTAGCCAGCATCTTCTCTATGCTGGCAAACTCCCCACTTGACTCCAGATCCACACCACTGCCCAATTTAGGCTTATTTTTCGTTCCTTTCTTTCTACCTCTTTTCTTAGCCAACCCAGTGTCGGCGATGGGAGACTGCTCCAGATCACACACCTGAGTCAGGTCGCTGGGAAGGCTGGAGTCTCTCTGAATGGCGGTCACGATTGTCACTTTTGCTTTGGTGTTCCCTGATTTGTCACACCCAGTGGAGATGCTCACTGCCTTGGGACTGGCATCTGCAGCCTCAGTTTTCAGcaaagcaggagcagaagaCACAGATGAAATGATCTGTGCAATGGAAGCCAGCGGTGGCAGCTCTTTAGTTACTGGAGGCTTTGGcaagagtggttgtggtggtggtttagGCCTCAAGGGTCTCAGCAAGGCAGAACTGCCAAGGAGAGCTGGGGAAATGATCGGGACAGTCAAATGCAATGAACCTTTCAGTGGCTGGGGATGTCTGACAGCCCTGTTTTTCTCTGAGTTCCCATTGGTGCCGAAGGCCAGAGGACACTGCTGACAGTTATAGGCTTTATCACTGTTCCCAGAAGAAGCCAGCTCTTGATTCTTGGCTTCACCTGGGACATCGCTATCCTTCTTCAGGGCTTTGGGGATGGACAGGTCAATGGGCTCCATGGAACAATCGTAGAGGGACAGGGGAGAAGAGCCAAAAAGGTTCTCCTGTTTCACTTGCACAGCACTcatgtttttgttcttctgagAGAAATCCAGTGGCTCATCAAAATCCATCGGGAAGTTGCCCGCAGGTTCTAGTTTGATGGGAACGTGAGATGATGTCCCAAGCAGGAAGCCGTTCTGTGGCTCCAGGAAAGGCGTGATGGGCTTGCGGTCCATGTAAGTGCTGTCCTCCAATAAAGGAGCATCTGTGTGGCTCTCCTGGGCGCTGCAGTCCACCGCCAGGATGTAATTCTCAATCTCCCTTTCCTGCACATGCAAGTGCTGCTTGAGGATATGGTGAATGCAATTCCTCTTGGCTGAAAAGGCTGTGCCACACTCCTTGCACTCAAATGGCTTCTTCTTCTGGCAGCCGCTGTGCGTCCTCATGTGGATGCGGAGGGCCCGATAATGCTTCAGGTCCTCGCCACACAGCTTGCACACAGTGTCCGGGGAGCAGAAGGCATCCACCATCTCTGCGGCATTGCTGGTGACATACTCAATGTTCTTCTCTATATCCTTCCTGGTCACTTTGAGGTGCTTCTTTCGCAGGTGCCTCTCACAATTGGCCTTAACTGTGAATGGGTAGTGGCAGATTTTGCAAATATAAGGCCTCTCCCCGCTGTGTGTCCGCAGGTGCCGGATCAGCGCTGCCTTGTCAGCCGCAATGTAGTCACAGATGTTGCACTGGTATGGGGAAATACCCAAGTGAGAACGGATATGAGCTCTCAGGACACCAGAGAAGGCAAACACCTGGTCACAGAAACGGCATGGGTACAAGACTTTTCTCATCGTTGGGGCTTTCTTGTTTGCTGCCCCTGCGATGATGGCTTTGAGGTCCCCTTCCGTCACCTCTTGCTTGATCTTGGCTTCCATGCTCAGAGGTAGGAGAGCTTCAATGATGCTGTCCTGCTCCAGCTGTGTCTTCATCTCGTGCTGAGTTAAAGGCTCTACTTTGGGTTGGAGGAGCAACTGTGAGGAAGGACTTGATttggctcctggctgggggaGGTGAGAGTTGGAGGAGGACTCTACCGAGTTCTTGATCAGCCTCAGAGGAGGCGGTGGGAGGCTTGGGCTAATGCAGCCAGGGGAGGCTTGCTGGGCACTGATGAGAGGAGGAGGTGTAGAAGTTGCGACAACTGTTCGGGGCGTTACCAAAGGCTTTGGCTTCAGTGGCGGCATATGCTTGAAAATGGACTGCACGGGGACAGAAGGTGCCTTAGAAAGTGGAGGAAGACTGATTTGAGGAGGAGCGGAAGAAGCCATCTTCAAGATCTGCTGAATGTCTGCCAGTTCAATGGCAGACTCGTTGGAGATGGGTTTTACCACAATACTGCTGTCAGGCTGGATGATAAAACCCTTCtggaaaggctgcagtgagagAAGCTTTATGTTCTCTTTTGTAGGGGGGAGGACTGAAAATGACCCTCCCACAGAGGCAGCTTCCAGGGGAGAGAGGCTGAGCAGGCCAGTGCTGCCGGGTTCCTGAGGTAGGTTACTCTTCAGTGCTCTGAGCCGCATTTCTTGGACCTCGTCTTGTGTATCGTCCTCCTGCTTGACAGGCTTGATGTCTTTGGTGTACTGTAGGCCCAAGGATGCCATGAAGGCTTTCTGGTCTGGGTTCTCGCTGGGTGGGGTCGTGGACTGTGGCTTGTGCTTGTCTCTTCCCTGATCCATCATGTGAGTTTCTGTGTGCAGTTTGAGTGCCGAAAGCATGGGGAATGCCTTGTTACACGACTCGCAAATAAACCGATGGAATTCGCTGATGCACCTTCGCAAATTCGTTTCACACCACACCTGCAAGACATGCAGAAATATTTAGAGTAGACATCTCCATCTGGCAAAGGCACCACATGCTACTGCAAAACTACACCAGTTCACACTCTCTTCTAGTGTCCAAGTTAAGGAGTTTAGAGCAGCCACCATCTAGCTAGCATGGAAACATTACTACTCCACAGCCTTCAGACACCTAAGTGGTGTATCTAGATTAGGGACTGATTCTCCAAAATTTCCCTTCTATAGAGGCAAACTCCTCCAGAGAGCTACTGAGGCTTTCAAATACCTTTCTACCCTGAACTGTCCTTCTAGGAATCCCCCCTCTTCACTGACAGGACAATAGCTACAGGGGACTATCCAGCTAACTCTACTAAGTTGGGAAGTAAAATCACCTCCATTAGCTTTGTTACTACAAAAACActgggagggaaaataaaaaagcatccaagaagggaaaacagaaaaaaaaaaacaaaaaccaaaaaacatccCTCAAAGCCAATCAatgaaacacaaaaccaaaacagacaGGCTTTTGGTTAGTCAAGTCTGATTACATTCATTCTCCCAAGAAAAATACTAAACTCACAAATAGATTTTATGCCTGTCCTTGAAAATGATCATGAATCTAAATGTTATATTTGAATGCTACCCAGATAGCTCATATGTGGCAAATGTTCCACACCAAAGGAGAGCACAAGTGATAATTTAAGTATAGGGCTGGTAGGATCTTTATATACACTGTACATGCTTTGTTCTAGTAACTTGTAGGTCTTGCCTCACAGTGCAAGCAGAATTATTACAAAAAGGCAGTCCCAACATTCAAATCCATTAGTAACTTCAAATGGCTGCCATtagttacaaataaaataaaaccaatttgCTTACAAAGTCCTCTCTCCTCCTCAATATGTAACTTTTACATCAAAATTCTACTAGAGTTACAGAATGACCTACATGTTCTCCTGGATTGGTGACAAATTTCAGGTCTAGCACCTTGCAGCCAGGAGAGCTGGAAATCAACGTTTTAAGCCAAGGAGAGTAAGAAAAGTACAGATTGTGAATAAGCATGATCCTGCTGGATTGTGCTGttgatctttgtttttattttttaagtagttaAGCAACTTCATCTAGACCCACAATAACTAAGACAGGCAAGGTTTGAAAGAGGGAGGAATAATATAAACTAATAGCAAGTTTTAAAGCtctcagaaaaatgtttacagaCTACCCCATGCCTTTCCCTAGTCTCTTCCCCTCAAAGGTGCAAAATGTTCAAACCTCATCTACGGAATGTAGCAGAAAGGTGTTTGGTGATGTTTCATGAAGAAGTGACTGAAGAGGTCACCCTTTAGTAAGTAAAATGACTTCCCAAAGTTTTCCATGATAAAAATCTTTCACACCACAACTACATCCTTGCtactgtaaattaaaataaataatgcctTCCCTTCCACGTCTCCTCCCTATTGATTTTAGATGTGGAATGGTTTGAGGAAGGAGAGAACTAATGGGCAGGCTGGGAAGGGCAAGGatctaccaccaccaccattttcctttcaaatatatgtatagATCTTCATACCAATAGTTACCCACTggaatactgaaagaaaaaaaaaaagaaaaaaaagggcaaatatTCTttagatgaaaaaggaaaagaagtgtCTGAAGCCTACGCAGGCAGCAGTAATGTGGGTTCCACAGAGTATGGTCTGTCCAGCCTCTGGTTGATCAAGGGCAAGTCTTTCAATGAATTCAGAAAATGGGCACAGTATCAGCTGGTACCTTAAGCTACTAAGAACAGAGTGTACCTGAGAAATGCGGGGGAACTTCCTACAGGAGAAGTCCGTGAATCCCAAGTCATGGAAGCCTGCTGGAATTGAAGGGTTGTTCTGAATGAAAGGCTTTCCGGTGGGATCTCTGGGAAGCTGCTTATGGATAACTGCATTATGGCGCAGTAAGCCCCGATGAGTACGAAAGGTAATGCAACAGATGTCACacctggaaaggaaaggaataaaataaaaatgacttattGACTGCTGCAAGCATAAGGACTAGCATTCTTCTCACATTAGGCcagcctccttcctctttccccaTGATACTAAGAACCTGCTAAATGGAGAACAAGGCCACAGCACGTCAGAAACCTATTGCCACAGAAAGACCATTTCAATCACAGTCACTTTCTACCAGTTTCTGGCTATTAAGTTCACTGGAAGTTCGAAGAATTGAGCAAATGAGAACTGAACAACACACGTGGGCAGACAGTGAAGTGGCAGCTAAGATCACAACCTTCTGACAACTTTCCTCATTATccaacataaaatatttcaatggcTTTATACATTTCATTTGCCtgagtttttaattaaaagcactGTTAagataaacaacaacaacaacaacaaagaacatTAGTGACACGGAAAGGCTAAATCAGACCTAGACAGCACACAGCTGCAAATGTATAGGCAGCACCTTTTAAACTACTATTTAAAACATGCTACTGCACACCACTCAAATTCCTGCATGTGAATTTTCCCCAAATGCTTATACTGCACTGCCTTTCCATAAACTTCCACTGATTCTTCTCAAAGTTTTTATGAGAAATATActttctctaaaagaaaaatgagtgcTTCTTGAAGGGGAGGAGGGCCAGGAGGAAGGCCTGAAACAGGTTCAAGTCTTCTGACACTCATATACGTCCATCACAGACAGTGTGAGCCCCCCAAAATGCAGAAGCAACATCTTTTCCTGTCCACATGTTGTGGCTCTGATTTTTCATCAATTCTCTTCATAAATTCATCTAAACAAAACTTTCCTGCGTACAGTAGACTTGCATGAGACAATCAAAGGTACTGGAAACACAGCTATGCTCGAGGCAGCAAGAACTACGCAGCGACATTTGGCCAACGTGTCAACAAACAAGCACAGCCACCTTTTAAACATCGGGTGTCTGAGCTCTGCAGCACGACAGATCACGT is from Anser cygnoides isolate HZ-2024a breed goose chromosome 2, Taihu_goose_T2T_genome, whole genome shotgun sequence and encodes:
- the RREB1 gene encoding ras-responsive element-binding protein 1 isoform X3, which encodes MMSAVMNVGKIAENGGNSQNVKSPSKSPAPNRIGRRNQETKEEKSSYTCPLCEKICTTQHQLTMHIRQHNTDTGGTDHSCSICGKSLSSASSLDRHMLVHSGERPYKCSVCGQSFTTNGNMHRHMKIHEKDPNSTASTTPPSPLKRRRLSSKRKLSQDAEMDREERTPAKKVLYQVVEDGQSGEGDKKEDDVYHCPVCFKDFFCKYGLESHMETHPDNSLRCDICCITFRTHRGLLRHNAVIHKQLPRDPTGKPFIQNNPSIPAGFHDLGFTDFSCRKFPRISQVWCETNLRRCISEFHRFICESCNKAFPMLSALKLHTETHMMDQGRDKHKPQSTTPPSENPDQKAFMASLGLQYTKDIKPVKQEDDTQDEVQEMRLRALKSNLPQEPGSTGLLSLSPLEAASVGGSFSVLPPTKENIKLLSLQPFQKGFIIQPDSSIVVKPISNESAIELADIQQILKMASSAPPQISLPPLSKAPSVPVQSIFKHMPPLKPKPLVTPRTVVATSTPPPLISAQQASPGCISPSLPPPPLRLIKNSVESSSNSHLPQPGAKSSPSSQLLLQPKVEPLTQHEMKTQLEQDSIIEALLPLSMEAKIKQEVTEGDLKAIIAGAANKKAPTMRKVLYPCRFCDQVFAFSGVLRAHIRSHLGISPYQCNICDYIAADKAALIRHLRTHSGERPYICKICHYPFTVKANCERHLRKKHLKVTRKDIEKNIEYVTSNAAEMVDAFCSPDTVCKLCGEDLKHYRALRIHMRTHSGCQKKKPFECKECGTAFSAKRNCIHHILKQHLHVQEREIENYILAVDCSAQESHTDAPLLEDSTYMDRKPITPFLEPQNGFLLGTSSHVPIKLEPAGNFPMDFDEPLDFSQKNKNMSAVQVKQENLFGSSPLSLYDCSMEPIDLSIPKALKKDSDVPGEAKNQELASSGNSDKAYNCQQCPLAFGTNGNSEKNRAVRHPQPLKGSLHLTVPIISPALLGSSALLRPLRPKPPPQPLLPKPPVTKELPPLASIAQIISSVSSAPALLKTEAADASPKAVSISTGCDKSGNTKAKVTIVTAIQRDSSLPSDLTQVCDLEQSPIADTGLAKKRGRKKGTKNKPKLGSGVDLESSGEFASIEKMLATTDTNKFSPFLQSTDNFKEEGGRNGTSEDEKETAEDKLLRGKRNAYSDCLQKIPCPSCPQVFSWPSSLQRHMLTHTDSQSDAETPATGNEVLDLTSCEKEQPEEAAELPGIECSPKEEQKADSPPAEEDAEEKADEYEEGPEEDSVSNKSLDLNFASKLMDFKLAESDQSIGSSSQTEKKHACDVCGKTFKFAGTLSRHKKAHIREDRKDERSSEDESKSIQDDAGAPLMQDSGLEQEESPMDLKVVESPVDCEATGKENEESESISEGEGTERKSTEKSSDDKKPKTDGAKSTAKADKRKKVCTVCNKRFWSLQDLTRHMRSHTGERPYKCQTCERTFTLKHSLVRHQRIHQKIKNTRNHGKESDKEETQSRCGEDSENESSHSGTNPISENECDSAGVIGSHPSTTRSRKESLAGAAKDSPGREERPSGRGAGACLPEPTKSAQKQTAKDQEPRGSSELERPPGFIQDLLEMHNKKSPMNHILASADSAPQLLGVE
- the RREB1 gene encoding ras-responsive element-binding protein 1 isoform X5 yields the protein MKIHEKDPNSTASTTPPSPLKRRRLSSKRKLSQDAEMDREERTPAKKVLYQVVEDGQSGEGDKKEDDVYHCPVCFKDFFCKYGLESHMETHPDNSLRCDICCITFRTHRGLLRHNAVIHKQLPRDPTGKPFIQNNPSIPAGFHDLGFTDFSCRKFPRISQVWCETNLRRCISEFHRFICESCNKAFPMLSALKLHTETHMMDQGRDKHKPQSTTPPSENPDQKAFMASLGLQYTKDIKPVKQEDDTQDEVQEMRLRALKSNLPQEPGSTGLLSLSPLEAASVGGSFSVLPPTKENIKLLSLQPFQKGFIIQPDSSIVVKPISNESAIELADIQQILKMASSAPPQISLPPLSKAPSVPVQSIFKHMPPLKPKPLVTPRTVVATSTPPPLISAQQASPGCISPSLPPPPLRLIKNSVESSSNSHLPQPGAKSSPSSQLLLQPKVEPLTQHEMKTQLEQDSIIEALLPLSMEAKIKQEVTEGDLKAIIAGAANKKAPTMRKVLYPCRFCDQVFAFSGVLRAHIRSHLGISPYQCNICDYIAADKAALIRHLRTHSGERPYICKICHYPFTVKANCERHLRKKHLKVTRKDIEKNIEYVTSNAAEMVDAFCSPDTVCKLCGEDLKHYRALRIHMRTHSGCQKKKPFECKECGTAFSAKRNCIHHILKQHLHVQEREIENYILAVDCSAQESHTDAPLLEDSTYMDRKPITPFLEPQNGFLLGTSSHVPIKLEPAGNFPMDFDEPLDFSQKNKNMSAVQVKQENLFGSSPLSLYDCSMEPIDLSIPKALKKDSDVPGEAKNQELASSGNSDKAYNCQQCPLAFGTNGNSEKNRAVRHPQPLKGSLHLTVPIISPALLGSSALLRPLRPKPPPQPLLPKPPVTKELPPLASIAQIISSVSSAPALLKTEAADASPKAVSISTGCDKSGNTKAKVTIVTAIQRDSSLPSDLTQVCDLEQSPIADTGLAKKRGRKKGTKNKPKLGSGVDLESSGEFASIEKMLATTDTNKFSPFLQSTDNFKEEGGRNGTSEDEKETAEDKLLRGKRNAYSDCLQKIPCPSCPQVFSWPSSLQRHMLTHTDSQSDAETPATGNEVLDLTSCEKEQPEEAAELPGIECSPKEEQKADSPPAEEDAEEKADEYEEGPEEDSVSNKSLDLNFASKLMDFKLAESDQSIGSSSQTEKKHACDVCGKTFKFAGTLSRHKKAHIREDRKDERSSEDESKSIQDDAGAPLMQDSGLEQEESPMDLKVVESPVDCEATGKENEESESISEGEGTERKSTEKSSDDKKPKTDGAKSTAKADKRKKVCTVCNKRFWSLQDLTRHMRSHTGERPYKCQTCERTFTLKHSLVRHQRIHQKIKNTRNHGKESDKEETQSRCGEDSENESSHSGTNPISENECDSAGVIGSHPSTTRSRKESLAGAAKDSPGREERPSGRGAGACLPEPTKSAQKQTAKDQEPRGSSELERPPGFIQDLLEMHNKKSPMNHILASADSAPQLLGVE
- the RREB1 gene encoding ras-responsive element-binding protein 1 isoform X6, translating into MNFAQPPKRHFERFFFFFFSLSRNEAAEPSPSPPCPPRGGVPPPAPPGMSRRKQPSPSKVRLLEGATEEGAEEPDATKPTTLSEETSNQEESLSQSGDKNEEKQLETLNSYKVSPSSPNSLDGADLSSIDAMMSAVMNVGKIAENGGNSQNVKSPSKSPAPNRIGRRNQETKEEKSSYTCPLCEKICTTQHQLTMHIRQHNTDTGGTDHSCSICGKSLSSASSLDRHMLVHSGERPYKCSVCGQSFTTNGNMHRHMKIHEKDPNSTASTTPPSPLKRRRLSSKRKLSQDAEMDREERTPAKKVLYQVVEDGQSGEGDKKEDDVYHCPVCFKDFFCKYGLESHMETHPDNSLRCDICCITFRTHRGLLRHNAVIHKQLPRDPTGKPFIQNNPSIPAGFHDLGFTDFSCRKFPRISQVWCETNLRRCISEFHRFICESCNKAFPMLSALKLHTETHMMDQGRDKHKPQSTTPPSENPDQKAFMASLGLQYTKDIKPVKQEDDTQDEVQEMRLRALKSNLPQEPGSTGLLSLSPLEAASVGGSFSVLPPTKENIKLLSLQPFQKGFIIQPDSSIVVKPISNESAIELADIQQILKMASSAPPQISLPPLSKAPSVPVQSIFKHMPPLKPKPLVTPRTVVATSTPPPLISAQQASPGCISPSLPPPPLRLIKNSVESSSNSHLPQPGAKSSPSSQLLLQPKVEPLTQHEMKTQLEQDSIIEALLPLSMEAKIKQEVTEGDLKAIIAGAANKKAPTMRKVLYPCRFCDQVFAFSGVLRAHIRSHLGISPYQCNICDYIAADKAALIRHLRTHSGERPYICKICHYPFTVKANCERHLRKKHLKVTRKDIEKNIEYVTSNAAEMVDAFCSPDTVCKLCGEDLKHYRALRIHMRTHSGCQKKKPFECKECGTAFSAKRNCIHHILKQHLHVQEREIENYILAVDCSAQESHTDAPLLEDSTYMDRKPITPFLEPQNGFLLGTSSHVPIKLEPAGNFPMDFDEPLDFSQKNKNMSAVQVKQENLFGSSPLSLYDCSMEPIDLSIPKALKKDSDVPGEAKNQELASSGNSDKAYNCQQCPLAFGTNGNSEKNRAVRHPQPLKGSLHLTVPIISPALLGSSALLRPLRPKPPPQPLLPKPPVTKELPPLASIAQIISSVSSAPALLKTEAADASPKAVSISTGCDKSGNTKAKVTIVTAIQRDSSLPSDLTQVCDLEQSPIADTGLAKKRGRKKGTKNKPKLGSGVDLESSGEFASIEKMLATTDTNKFSPFLQSTDNFKEEGGRNGTSEDEKETAEDKLLRGKRNAYSDCLQKIPCPSCPQVFSWPSSLQRHMLTHTDSQSDAETPATGNEVLDLTSCEKEQPEEAAELPGIECSPKEEQKADSPPAEEDAEEKADEYEEGPEEDSARDRTSVKPVNGPSL
- the RREB1 gene encoding ras-responsive element-binding protein 1 isoform X2, coding for MNFAQPPKRHFERFFFFFFSLSRNEAAEPSPSPPCPPRGGVPPPAPPGMSRRKQPSPSKVRLLEGATEEGAEEPDATKPTTLSEETSNQEESLSQSGDKNEEKQLETLNSYKVSPSSPNSLDGADLSSIDAMMSAVMNVGKIAENGGNSQNVKSPSKSPAPNRIGRRNQETKEEKSSYTCPLCEKICTTQHQLTMHIRQHNTDTGGTDHSCSICGKSLSSASSLDRHMLVHSGERPYKCSVCGQSFTTNGNMHRHMKIHEKDPNSTASTTPPSPLKRRRLSSKRKLSQDAEMDREERTPAKKVVEDGQSGEGDKKEDDVYHCPVCFKDFFCKYGLESHMETHPDNSLRCDICCITFRTHRGLLRHNAVIHKQLPRDPTGKPFIQNNPSIPAGFHDLGFTDFSCRKFPRISQVWCETNLRRCISEFHRFICESCNKAFPMLSALKLHTETHMMDQGRDKHKPQSTTPPSENPDQKAFMASLGLQYTKDIKPVKQEDDTQDEVQEMRLRALKSNLPQEPGSTGLLSLSPLEAASVGGSFSVLPPTKENIKLLSLQPFQKGFIIQPDSSIVVKPISNESAIELADIQQILKMASSAPPQISLPPLSKAPSVPVQSIFKHMPPLKPKPLVTPRTVVATSTPPPLISAQQASPGCISPSLPPPPLRLIKNSVESSSNSHLPQPGAKSSPSSQLLLQPKVEPLTQHEMKTQLEQDSIIEALLPLSMEAKIKQEVTEGDLKAIIAGAANKKAPTMRKVLYPCRFCDQVFAFSGVLRAHIRSHLGISPYQCNICDYIAADKAALIRHLRTHSGERPYICKICHYPFTVKANCERHLRKKHLKVTRKDIEKNIEYVTSNAAEMVDAFCSPDTVCKLCGEDLKHYRALRIHMRTHSGCQKKKPFECKECGTAFSAKRNCIHHILKQHLHVQEREIENYILAVDCSAQESHTDAPLLEDSTYMDRKPITPFLEPQNGFLLGTSSHVPIKLEPAGNFPMDFDEPLDFSQKNKNMSAVQVKQENLFGSSPLSLYDCSMEPIDLSIPKALKKDSDVPGEAKNQELASSGNSDKAYNCQQCPLAFGTNGNSEKNRAVRHPQPLKGSLHLTVPIISPALLGSSALLRPLRPKPPPQPLLPKPPVTKELPPLASIAQIISSVSSAPALLKTEAADASPKAVSISTGCDKSGNTKAKVTIVTAIQRDSSLPSDLTQVCDLEQSPIADTGLAKKRGRKKGTKNKPKLGSGVDLESSGEFASIEKMLATTDTNKFSPFLQSTDNFKEEGGRNGTSEDEKETAEDKLLRGKRNAYSDCLQKIPCPSCPQVFSWPSSLQRHMLTHTDSQSDAETPATGNEVLDLTSCEKEQPEEAAELPGIECSPKEEQKADSPPAEEDAEEKADEYEEGPEEDSVSNKSLDLNFASKLMDFKLAESDQSIGSSSQTEKKHACDVCGKTFKFAGTLSRHKKAHIREDRKDERSSEDESKSIQDDAGAPLMQDSGLEQEESPMDLKVVESPVDCEATGKENEESESISEGEGTERKSTEKSSDDKKPKTDGAKSTAKADKRKKVCTVCNKRFWSLQDLTRHMRSHTGERPYKCQTCERTFTLKHSLVRHQRIHQKIKNTRNHGKESDKEETQSRCGEDSENESSHSGTNPISENECDSAGVIGSHPSTTRSRKESLAGAAKDSPGREERPSGRGAGACLPEPTKSAQKQTAKDQEPRGSSELERPPGFIQDLLEMHNKKSPMNHILASADSAPQLLGVE
- the RREB1 gene encoding ras-responsive element-binding protein 1 isoform X4 — encoded protein: MNFAQPPKRHFERFFFFFFSLSRNEAAEPSPSPPCPPRGGVPPPAPPGMSRRKQPSPSKVRLLEGATEEGAEEPDATKPTTLSEETSNQEESLSQSGDKNEEKQLETLNSYKVSPSSPNSLDGADLSSIDAMMSAVMNVGKIAENGGNSQNVKSPSKSPAPNRIGRRNQETKEEKSSYTCPLCEKICTTQHQLTMHIRQHNTDTGGTDHSCSICGKSLSSASSLDRHMLVHSGERPYKCSVCGQSFTTNGNMHRHMKIHEKDPNSTASTTPPSPLKRRRLSSKRKLSQDAEMDREERTPAKKVLYQVVEDGQSGEGDKKEDDVYHCPVCFKDFFCKYGLESHMETHPDNSLRCDICCITFRTHRGLLRHNAVIHKQLPRDPTGKPFIQNNPSIPAGFHDLGFTDFSCRKFPRISQVWCETNLRRCISEFHRFICESCNKAFPMLSALKLHTETHMMDQGRDKHKPQSTTPPSENPDQKAFMASLGLQYTKDIKPVKQEDDTQDEVQEMRLRALKSNLPQEPGSTGLLSLSPLEAASVGGSFSVLPPTKENIKLLSLQPFQKGFIIQPDSSIVVKPISNESAIELADIQQILKMASSAPPQISLPPLSKAPSVPVQSIFKHMPPLKPKPLVTPRTVVATSTPPPLISAQQASPGCISPSLPPPPLRLIKNSVESSSNSHLPQPGAKSSPSSQLLLQPKVEPLTQHEMKTQLEQDSIIEALLPLSMEAKIKQEVTEGDLKAIIAGAANKKAPTMRKVLYPCRFCDQVFAFSGVLRAHIRSHLGISPYQCNICDYIAADKAALIRHLRTHSGERPYICKICHYPFTVKANCERHLRKKHLKVTRKDIEKNIEYVTSNAAEMVDAFCSPDTVCKLCGEDLKHYRALRIHMRTHSGCQKKKPFECKECGTAFSAKRNCIHHILKQHLHVQEREIENYILAVDCSAQESHTDAPLLEDSTYMDRKPITPFLEPQNGFLLGTSSHVPIKLEPAGNFPMDFDEPLDFSQKNKNMSAVQVKQENLFGSSPLSLYDCSMEPIDLSIPKALKKDSDVPGEAKNQELASSGNSDKAYNCQQCPLAFGTNGNSEKNRAVRHPQPLKGSLHLTVPIISPALLGSSALLRPLRPKPPPQPLLPKPPVTKELPPLASIAQIISSVSSAPALLKTEAADASPKAVSISTGCDKSGNTKAKVTIVTAIQRDSSLPSDLTQVCDLEQSPIADTGLAKKRGRKKGTKNKPKLGSGVDLESSGEFASIEKMLATTDTNKFSPFLQSTDNFKEEGGRNGTSEDEKETAEDKLLRGKRNAYSDCLQKIPCPSCPQVFSWPSSLQRHMLTHTDSQSDAETPATGNEVLDLTSCEKEQPEEAAELPGIECSPKEEQKADSPPAEEDAEEKADEYEEGPEEDSVSNKSLDLNFASKLMDFKLAESDQSIGSSSQTEKKHACDVCGKTFKFAGTLSRHKKAHIREDRKDERSSEDESKSIQDDAGAPLMQDSGLEQEESPMDLKVVESPVDCEATGKENEESESISEGEGTERKSTEKSSDDKKPKTDGAKSTAKADKRKKVCTVCNKRFWSLQDLTRHMRSHTASSRA